In a genomic window of Erigeron canadensis isolate Cc75 chromosome 5, C_canadensis_v1, whole genome shotgun sequence:
- the LOC122601386 gene encoding serine carboxypeptidase 1-like, with translation MIKVITTFCLLALFGLSNADIQANKLFELLKSKTSKNSHVPNTWAVSDEAIKEYSPIYISQQNGLAQLDKIYALPGQPADVKLNQYSGYVTVNQNAGRALFYYFVESPTDSSTKPLVLWLNGGPGCSSMIGAMSELGPFRINSDGKTLFVNDYAWSNVANMLFLESPAGVGFSYSNTTSDYDHSGDKNTADDSYTFLVNWLERFPQYKNRDFYITGESYAGHYVPQLAYTILVNNKITNQTIIKMKGIAIGNAVIDDETRLKGMYDYWWSHAIISDATHDAIVKYCNFSNIDSLSEMCENSTDKAWDEMGDIDIYNMYAPICLNPHQRNASATTSSINEFDPCWQYILEDYLNSSAVQNALHVKPTSWDLCSDVITSWNDRATTILPIIRYLISNGQRVWVFSGDIDARVPVTSSRYSINALNLPIETAWRPWYLSKEVGGYLEEYKGLLLITVRGAGHTVPSYQPQRALTLFSSFLGGILPPSSNADIQANKLFDLLKSKRSKNSPGPNTWVISDEATDEYSPVYFTQQDGLAQLDKIYTLPGQPAGVNLNQYSGYVTVNQNAGRALFYYFVESPTDSSTKPLVLWLNGGPGCSSMIGAMSELGPFRINSDGETLFMNDYAWSNVANMLFLESPAGVGFSYSNTSSDYDHSGDKNTADDAYIFLVNWLERFPQYKTRDFYIAGESYAGHYVPQLAYTILSNNKITNHIIINMKGIAIGNALIDDETCLKGLYDYMWSHAMISDATHDAILKYCNFSSDSLSELCGNITEKAFDEMGDIDLYNIYAPICLNPNQRNASATTSSINEFDPCWQDILVDYLNNSAVQKALNVKPTSWDLCSDVFTSWNDSTTTILPIIKYLISNGQRVWVFSGDIDGRVPITSTRYSINTLNLPIETPWRPWYLNKEVGGYLEGYKGLLLITVRGAGHTVPSYQPQRALTLFSSFLGGMLPPSS, from the exons ATGATAAAGGTTATAACAACATTTTGCCTTTTGGCTTTGTTTGGTTTAAGCAATGCCGATATTCAGGCAAACAAGCTTTTTGAGTTGCTaaaatcaaaaacatcaaaaaacTCACATGTTCCTAATACATGGGCGGTTTCAGATGAAGCTATTAAAGAGTACTCCCCTATTTACATTTCACAACAGAATGGTTTAGCACAGCTCGACAAGATCTATGCTTTGCCAGGCCAACCTGCAGATGTTAAATTGAATCAGTACTCAGGATATGTGACGGTTAATCAAAATGCAGGGAGAGCTCTTTTCTATTATTTTGTCGAGTCTCCCACTGATTCTTCTACTAAACCACTGGTTTTGTGGCTAAATGGAG GTCCAGGTTGCTCTTCCATGATCGGAGCCATGTCAGAACTAGGACCATTTAGAATCAATAGTGATGGAAAAACGCTCTTCGTGAACGATTATGCATGGAGCAACG TTGCAAATATGCTGTTTCTGGAATCCCCTGCTGGAGTGGGCTTCTCGTATTCAAATACAACTTCAGATTATGATCATTCCGGTGATAAGAACACTGCTGATGATTCTTACACGTTTCTTGTTAATTGGCTGGAGAGATTCCCTCAGTACAAAAATCGTGACTTTTACATTACTGGTGAAAGTTATGCTGGACATTATGTTCCTCAACTTGCATATACGATCCTTGTtaacaataaaataacaaaCCAAACCATCATCAAAATGAAAGGGATCGCT ATCGGAAATGCAGTGATTGATGACGAAACGAGGTTGAAAGGAATGTATGACTATTGGTGGAGTCATGCTATTATTTCAGATGCAACACACGATGCCATAGTCAAATACTGCAACTTTTCAAATATTGATTCATTGTCAGAAATGTGCGAAAATAGTACAGACAAAGCATGGGATGAGATGGGAGATATCGATATCTACAACATGTACGCACCTATTTGCTTAAACCCTCATCAACGAAATGCCTCTGCTACAACTAGTTCT ATAAATGAATTTGACCCTTGCTGGCAATATATCCTGGAAGACTATCTCAATAGCTCTGCTGTTCAAAACGCGTTGCACGTGAAACCTACGTCATGGGATCTATGCAG TGATGTTATCACAAGCTGGAATGACAGAGCAACTACCATACTCCCAATAATTAGGTATCTTATTTCAAATGGCCAAAGAGTATGGGTCTTCAG CGGTGATATAGATGCCCGTGTTCCTGTTACTTCTTCTAGGTACTCAATCAACGCCCTCAATCTTCCGATTGAGACAGCTTGGAGGCCATGGTACCTCAGCAAAGAG GTTGGGGGGTATTTGGAGGAATATAAAGGACTGCTTTTGATAACTGTTAGGGGTGCAGGCCATACCGTTCCAAGCTACCAACCTCAACGTGCATTGACATTGTTCTCATCATTCCTTGGAGGGATACTCCCTCCTTCCTC CAATGCCGATATTCAGGCAAACAAGCTTTTTGATTTGCTAAAATCAAAAAGATCAAAAAACTCACCTGGTCCTAACACATGGGTCATTTCAGATGAAGCTACTGATGAGTACTCTCCTGTTTACTTTACACAACAAGACGGTTTAGCACAACTTGACAAAATTTATACTTTGCCAGGCCAACCTGCAGGGGTTAATTTGAATCAATACTCAGGATATGTGACTGTTAATCAAAATGCAGGGAGGGCTCTTTTCTATTATTTTGTTGAGTCTCCCACGGATTCTTCCACTAAACCATTGGTTTTGTGGCTAAATGGAG GTCCGGGATGCTCTTCCATGATCGGAGCCATGTCTGAACTAGGACCGTTTAGAATCAATAGTGATGGGGAAACTCTCTTCATGAACGATTATGCATGGAGCAATG TTGCAAATATGCTGTTCCTAGAATCCCCTGCTGGTGTGGGATTCTCATATTCAAATACAAGTTCGGATTATGATCATTCTGGTGACAAGAACACTGCAGATGATGCTTACATATTTCTTGTTAATTGGCTCGAGAGATTCCCTCAGTACAAAACCCGAGACTTTTACATTGCTGGTGAAAGTTACGCCGGACATTATGTTCCTCAACTTGCTTATACGATCCTTAGCAACAACAAAATAACAAATCATATTATCATCAATATGAAAGGGATCGCA ATTGGAAATGctttaattgatgatgaaacGTGTTTGAAAGGATTGTATGATTATATGTGGAGTCATGCTATGATTTCAGACGCGACACATGATGCCATATTGAAATACTGCAACTTTTCAAGTGATTCTTTATCTGAATTGTGCGGAAATATTACAGAAAAAGCTTTTGATGAGATGGGAGATATCGATCTGTACAACATTTATGCACCAATTTGCTTGAACCCTAATCAACGAAATGCCTCTGCGACAACTAGTTCT ATAAATGAATTCGACCCTTGCTGGCAAGATATTCTGGTAGACTATCTCAATAACTCTGCTGTTCAAAAGGCGTTAAACGTGAAACCAACATCATGGGATTTATGCAG TGATGTTTTCACGAGCTGGAATGACAGTACAACTACCATCCTCCCAATAATCAAGTATCTTATTTCAAATGGCCAAAGGGTATGGGTCTTCAG TGGCGATATAGATGGCCGGGTTCCCATTACTTCTACTAGGTACTCCATCAACACCCTCAATCTTCCAATTGAGACACCTTGGAGGCCATGGTACCTCAACAAAGAG GTTGGGGGATATTTGGAAGGATATAAAGGACTGCTTTTGATAACTGTTAGGGGTGCAGGCCATACGGTTCCAAGCTACCAACCTCAACGTGCATTGACCTTGTTCTCGTCATTCCTTGGAGGGATGCTCCCTCCTTCCTCATAA